In Miscanthus floridulus cultivar M001 chromosome 8, ASM1932011v1, whole genome shotgun sequence, the sequence TAACATTGTTAATGATTTTGGATAGGCAAAACACAATAGTTGCATCTGAGAACGAAAATCCACCTTTAATGCCGGCAATCATGACTCCCGGAGGCGCTCTTGATCTCGCAACTGTACTACTGGGAAATCGTGTAATCTTCATTGGTCAATATATTAACTCCCAGGTGGCACAACGTGTGATATCACAACTTGTCACACTTGCTGCCGTCGATGAAGAGGCTGATGTTCTAGTTAGTATATGCATTCTTATGCTGCTGGAGTTCTAGCAGACCCTCGTTTGTAGTTCTTTATGATCTTCTACCATCTTTTGTATAATTCATATCCTTTTTGTCAGATCTATCTTAACTGCCCTGGTGGAAGTCTCTATTCGATCTTAGCGATTTACGATTGCATGTCCTGGGTAAGTCATCTATGTTCAGTGCCTTTTCTGATTTAATACTGGGATTGTATTCTTAAGTCATACATTTAGAGCACCAAGACTTACGATTTTGGCACTAGAATCTATTTACATGACAATCCTTCTGTTTCATGCATGCTCCTTACTTTGTGTTAATTGCTGTGTAGTTTTATTATTATTCTAAAAGCTTAATCTGCTTGTCATATATTGGTAACACAACATTATACGTTTGCAAGGTTTGTATCCATGTCATCCTGTTTGAGCAGCGGCACATGGACATTCATGCTACTTTCTTTCATTTTTTGCATTAGTTATTTTCCTTCTGGGGCATGCAATAAAATGCTATATGTTCATTTGTTCATTCAGCTTTCTAGTTGTTCCCTTGCATGTTGCAAAACAATGAGCTTTGCTAAGTTTaaaataagagaaaacattcccaaACAAATATATTCCAAACATGGCAGCAGAGTATGCTTGGCGCCTTGGCCACAGTACGTAATACTGCTCTTACACTACATCCCAAGTGTTACAACCTGCTCTCCGTTGCCTAAATATATTTATCTTGCCAGAAGAGTCTACTATAACTAGGTTATGTTCACCATGATGTTGGACATGCTATTTTCTTAAGACAGAGAGAAATAATTGTTTATGTTAATATGTTTTGTGTAATCATTCCGTATGTGACTGGTATATGCATTTTGCTTTGACATGTCATCCACGGATATTTGATTTCCTTGTTTTAAATTTACTTTTAGTGTTTTTTAATTAAATCAAGCGATGTATTTATATAAGATTTGATCCATTAGTTTCCTCTTGCCATTTTTATATTTACTATACACCAAAGATCTGCGTGTGCAATGACATTTCCTTCCATTCTGATGTCCTATGCTGATGCATGAAACATGATTTCTGTTATAACAAGCAGATAAAGCCCAAAGTTGGGACAGTGTGCTTTGGTGTTGTTGCCAGTCAAGCAGCAATCATCCTTGCAGGTGGCGAAAAGGGAATGCGCTATGCAATGCCAAATGCTAGAGTAATGATTCATCAACCTCAAGGTGGATCGGAGGTATGACTGTTGGCTTTCTTATTTGATTCAAGGAGCTAGACAAATTTCTAGTTTGACAGTTACCATCTTTGTCACCACCTCTTGTTGTTGCACACCCATCTTGCATTTTATTTTGATACAAGCAATTGAATTACGAGCAGGGTAATGTGGAGGAGGTGAGGCGACAGGTTGGAGAAACCATCTATGCTCGTGATGTAAGCATTTAGCAATTGtgaatgatttatttattttcgtCATTACATTTTCTCTCACTGGCACACTGCCAGTGATGCTAAGAAACGAACTAACTAGACTGTATATTTTGGTTTGTAAGGTCTGATTAAAAGTTCATGGACATTCCGCTTGCAGAAAGTTGATAAAATGTTTGCTGCTTTCACCGGGCAACCACTTGACATGGTGCAACAGTGGACAGAGAGGGATCGGTTCATGTCTTCTTCAGAGGTATTAACTTGTCTTGCCTATGTAGAAGGGCAGAAAAGAGCAAAGTAGCAAATTTCTCTTTTCGAGCTATTACTTATGTTTCACCATTTGCAGGCCATGGATTTCGGATTGGTTGATGCCTTACTGGAAACAAGATACTAGAGAAGGGACACAAACCCACATTTTATTAGCAGACTTGAATGCTGCAGAACTGGGGCTGAGGTTAGATGTTGGCTGTCCATCTTGTTAAGGCCCTGGAATTACAGGAGGTGCATACCGAAGAGCAAGATTTGCCGCTGTGCATACATAGAGCAATATATGTTGATCGGTCAGTCTTTGGACTACGACTTTCCTTGCAATGCATTTGTAGCTGTAGCATTCGCCAGATTATGTTGGCACATAGGATGGCCTTGTCATGCACTCACGCTAAAGCTATGAACACTGTTTACCGTAGGCCTAGATGATCTTTGCGGATGGGAGAAAATTGTCTTTTTGATATATAACCAAGCCTGTAGACACATCTGCAAACTTGTACCCCAGGAAATGAGTAGTGGTTTGAGAAATCGTCTGGATTGAACATACTGAATTTACTGTGAGATCGTCCCATGATTTTTATGTGAAGAACTATGTTTCACCAACTTGTTTTTACAAGTGTTAAAATCAGGTGGTCCCTGCACACTTATCGTGGAATCGACGAGGAACTGGACGAGAAGCATTATACCTTTTTTTTCCTGCAGTCTGGTCAGATTTGGGCGTGCCTCTCATTAGTTATAATGCAACTTGTGACTGTGAGTGTTTATAGTATATCAAGGCCTCAGTTTTAGTTTGGCTCTAGGCCTCGAGAAAACTTAAGACCTTATCTCCAACACTTTGAATCGTCTCGGTTTGTTTccatatatatagagatgaatTTCTAGGTGTTTCATGGAGAGAAAGATGGACTTGACTTCTACCCATGCATCGTAGTTCGTAGATAATCAGGACTGTTATTACTTATTACCATGGAGGTTCTTCCTTCTCCCGACCAGACTTTGCATTAAATGACCGTGCTTGATCTGGATTGTACGTAAACCTCTTACCGATCTCTTGCCGCGCGCCTGAGTTACGAGTTATGACCACCAGCCCTGGCAACTTCCACGACCACCGAGCTCAAGCTGGACACGACGACGACATCGCCGAGGGGGCAGCGATGGCTCACGACGATCCCGTGGACATAGTCGCCGATGAGGTCGACAAGATCAGCGGGCTCCCGGACGATGTCCTGCTTGACATCTTGGGCAGGctggccatggccggcgacgtccGCACCGTCGCGAGGACGTCCATCCTCTCGCGGCGGTGGAGGTCCCTGCCGTGGCCGCAGATCCCCACCGTCTCCCTCGACGTCGGAGAGTTCTTCCGCTCGGACCGGCGGCAGCACCTCTTCGTGGAGCAGCACCAGGCCACGGCGGGGCTCATCGACGCCCTGGCGCGCTTCCTGGCCGCCCCGCCGAGCGCGCGTGTCATCGAGACGCTGAGCCTCAAGCTCATCCTGACCAGGCGCGACTACGTGCGCCACGTCGGCGAGCTCGTCGGCGCCGCGGCCGACGCCGGCGCGGTAAAGACCGTCGAGCTCGAGCTCGTCACCGAGATGGCGAGAGTCGCGAGCGAAGTGGAGGCGCGGACCAAGCTCGACTACGGCGAGCGCTTCAGGCACTTCATGCAGGACTGCCCCGGCGCGTTCCGGTCGCTGAAGAAGCTCGCCCTGCAGAACCTGTGGTTCGACGACCCTGCCGAGGTGAACAACCTCGTGCGCGGCTGCCACGCTCTCCAGCACCTCACCCTGACGTCCTGTGGCTTCTGTCCTAAGACCGTGCTGCAAGccatggacgacgacgacgagccgCCTCCGCTCCCCATGCTGATCATCGACGCGCCACAGTCACGGCTCCAGGCTCTGGTGTGCGAGTTCTGCTACACTGGCGGCGTCGAGCTGGTGCAGGCGCCGAAGCTCGCCAAGCTCTGGTACAACGCCGAGCTCCTCCTTGAAGATTCCATGGCGGCTCACCGGCCGATCTCGTTTGGTTGCGCTCCATCGCTGCGACCATTGTGGCTATGTCAGGAGCAGGTCGAGCACAGCTTTGTGAAGCTCAAGTTGAGTGAGCTTCTGGTCGACAGCAAACTAGACCGGCTCGGCTTGGTGTTTGACAATGGAAAGGTACGGTAGTATGCATTGCATGCCAAATTGAAACAAACACCTCCCATATCTCAGGTGCTTGATTTTTTTGTTGTTATTCAGGTAATAACATGCAATTTTGTCATTATTTGGCTATAGAAAAAATTGTAAATTGTCTTTTGTAAGTTGTCTTTTTAATTGTGCTAGTTCATTGTGGATTCCTTGTCTACAGGCACCTGAAATGTAGCAACTTCCATTTTCAGTGTGAAATTGACTGTTTTATTTCGTTGTTGCTGCAGATGTGGGTTCAGCCAGAACGTCCTAATTAATAAGCAGCTCAGAGCTGTACTCGGCGGCCTAACGGGTCTGTATCTGCCGCTGCTGGAGACTCTTGAAATCCATGTGCGTATATATTGCACCAGTTCATGCATGCATGCTAAACTCCTGC encodes:
- the LOC136475144 gene encoding ATP-dependent Clp protease proteolytic subunit 6, chloroplastic-like isoform X1, whose protein sequence is MATPSISAPLAVRAAPSGPLSPPSLRFSAPSTAKSHPHLQPGYSCRRIGAKPRLGLRGFQSVSHGVSSQQAERIRCHSSLRQNTIVASENENPPLMPAIMTPGGALDLATVLLGNRVIFIGQYINSQVAQRVISQLVTLAAVDEEADVLIYLNCPGGSLYSILAIYDCMSWIKPKVGTVCFGVVASQAAIILAGGEKGMRYAMPNARVMIHQPQGGSEGNVEEVRRQVGETIYARDKVDKMFAAFTGQPLDMVQQWTERDRFMSSSEAMDFGLVDALLETRY
- the LOC136475144 gene encoding ATP-dependent Clp protease proteolytic subunit 6, chloroplastic-like isoform X2, with product MATPSISAPLAVRAAPSGPLSPPSLRFSAPSTAKSHPHLQPGYSCRRIGAKPRLGLRGFQSVSHGVSSQQAERIRCHSSLRQNTIVASENENPPLMPAIMTPGGALDLATVLLGNRVIFIGQYINSQVAQRVISQLVTLAAVDEEADVLIYLNCPGGSLYSILAIYDCMSWIKPKVGTVCFGVVASQAAIILAGGEKGMRYAMPNARVMIHQPQGGSEGNVEEVRRQVGETIYARDV